The sequence below is a genomic window from Betaproteobacteria bacterium.
GGCGGATTTCCCCCACCTCGACCGTGTCGCCGGGGCCAACCCCCAGGGCGCCGGCCAGACGCTCATCGACCCAGACGCTGCCGGGAGCCGGGGGCGGAACGCCGCTCTGGCCGTCGCTGAGGCCGAGGCGCCCGCGCAGCGGGTAGGTCGCGCTCACGGCCTTGATTTCCGCCAGTTGCGGTCCCCCGGCCGCCCGCACCATGCTGGGGAAGACGCGGGTTTCGGCCAGAGCCAGGCCGCGCCGGGCCGCTTCCGCCGCCGGGGCCGGGGACCAGGGGTGGTCGGCCACCAGAAGCAGGTCGGCCCCCAGGAGACGGCGCGCTTCCCGCTCCAGGGCGAGGCGCACCCGGTCGCTGAGGAAGCCCACGGCGGTCACCGCAGCGACCGCCAGAACCGTCACGGCCAGAAGAAGGCGCAATTCCCCCGTGCGTAGTTCGCGCCGGAAAAGGCGCGCCGCCAGGCTCACGCCGCGCCCCAGCGGGCCTCGAATTCCCGGGCGTCGGCGGGTTTGCCGTGCAGGAAGCCCTGCAATTGGCGGCAACCATGATCGCGCAGGAAGGCGGCCTGCTCGGCCGTTTCGACCCCTTCGGCCACCACTTCCAGGCCCAGGTTGCGGGCGAGCGTCATGACCGTGGTGACGATGGCCTCGTCGCCGGTATTGCGGCCGATGCCGGCGATGAAGGAGCGGTCGATCTTGAGCTGCTGGATGGGCAGGCGCCGCAGGTAGCTGAGGGAGGAGTAGCCGGTGCCGAAGTCGTCGATGGCAAGGCAGATTCCCAGCTTGCGCAGACGCTCCAGGAGGCCGATGGCGTCGTCGACCTGCATGACCACGGATTCGGTGATTTCCAGCTTGAGGCGGTCGGGTTCCAGCCCGGTTTCCTCCAGGATGGCCATCAGGCTGGCGATGAATTCGGGTCTTTCCAGTTGTTTGACCGAGAGGTTCACCGAAACCTGGGGCAGGTCGAAGCCCTCCTCCCGCCAGGCCATGACCAGACGGCAGGTCTCCCGCAGCACCCAGTTACCCAGGCCCACGATGAGGCCGGTTTCTTCGGCCACGGCGATGAAGCGGGCAGGCGGCACTTCGCCCAGTTCCGGGCTGTGCCAGCGCACCAGGGCCTCGGCGCCGGTGAGGCTCCCGCTCTCGGAGTCGACCTGCTGCTGCAGGAAGACTTCGAGTTCTCCATTCTCCTGGGCCCGGCGCAGGAGGTTTTCGATGCGCACGCGCTCCTTGACGCGATCCGTCATGTCGGGCGAATAGAAGTGGAAATGCCCCCGACCGACGGATTTGGCCCGATACATGGCGGAATCGGCGTTGCGCATGAGGGCGCCGGGGTCGTCGCCGTCGTCGGGGAAAACGCTGATGCCCACCGAGGCGGAGAGGTAGAGCTCGTGGCCGGCCACCGCAAAAGGCTGCTCGAAGGCGGCGATGATCTCGGCGGCCAGCGCCGCGGCCGGGGCGTGGCCCGGGATGGCTTCCATGAGGCAGATGAATTCGTCGCCGCCCAGGCGGGCCAGCATGTCGATGAGGCGCACCCGGTCGGCCAGGCGGGTGGCCACGGCGACCAGCAGATCGTCACCTACCGTATGCCCGAGTGAGTCATTCACCTGCTTGAATTGATCGAGATCGATGAACAGGACCGCCAGGCGCTCGTTGCGCTCGAGGGCCTCCGCTGCGCTCTCGTGCAGACGCTCGATGAAGCGGCGACGATTGGGAAGCCCGGTGAGGGGATCGTGGTAGGCCAAGTAGTTGAGCTTGCTCTCGGCCTGGCGTCTTTCGGACACCTCGCCCTCCAGCATTTGATTGGCCCGCCGCAAGTCGGCCGTCCGTTGCTCCACCTGGATTTCCAGAGTTGCGCGGGCGGTCTCCAGCTTGGTGTCCTGGATGCGCAGAATCTGCTGCGCCCGACGTACCACCAGGAACTGGAGCAGATAAAGGAGGGCAAAGACCGCCACCACCCCCGCCGTCACCCACCACAGCGTTCGTCCGACCTCGGCGGTGAAGGGGCTGACGTCCTGGGCGATTTCCACCACGGCCTCCACGGCGCCTTCGGCATCCCGGAAGGGGACGTAGGTGGTGAGGATGTCCCTCCCCTGCCCGCCCGGCGCGGTGCCGGCCATCAGGGCGCTGTTTTCCTTGCCCCCCAGGGCTGCCTGAAAGCCTGATGCCAGAGCGGCGGCCGTCCCCACCTGCTCGGCGTCACTGGCGAAAACCGCGACCCCGAGGCGGTTGTGAACGCGCAGACTGACGACGCCGGTATCCTTG
It includes:
- a CDS encoding EAL domain-containing protein codes for the protein MFNLSRYFSTLSFILIVLAAGALGPLYRDLSERQMTTLAADRNGAFARVFRNALWDAYAEEVRHSYGRDSAALRAAPAGEALRPRLEALLKDTGVVSLRVHNRLGVAVFASDAEQVGTAAALASGFQAALGGKENSALMAGTAPGGQGRDILTTYVPFRDAEGAVEAVVEIAQDVSPFTAEVGRTLWWVTAGVVAVFALLYLLQFLVVRRAQQILRIQDTKLETARATLEIQVEQRTADLRRANQMLEGEVSERRQAESKLNYLAYHDPLTGLPNRRRFIERLHESAAEALERNERLAVLFIDLDQFKQVNDSLGHTVGDDLLVAVATRLADRVRLIDMLARLGGDEFICLMEAIPGHAPAAALAAEIIAAFEQPFAVAGHELYLSASVGISVFPDDGDDPGALMRNADSAMYRAKSVGRGHFHFYSPDMTDRVKERVRIENLLRRAQENGELEVFLQQQVDSESGSLTGAEALVRWHSPELGEVPPARFIAVAEETGLIVGLGNWVLRETCRLVMAWREEGFDLPQVSVNLSVKQLERPEFIASLMAILEETGLEPDRLKLEITESVVMQVDDAIGLLERLRKLGICLAIDDFGTGYSSLSYLRRLPIQQLKIDRSFIAGIGRNTGDEAIVTTVMTLARNLGLEVVAEGVETAEQAAFLRDHGCRQLQGFLHGKPADAREFEARWGAA